A DNA window from Maribellus comscasis contains the following coding sequences:
- a CDS encoding efflux RND transporter periplasmic adaptor subunit produces the protein MKNIKLLFMLGIVAVIISCNNQSQNTDTELASPVSVENVKLGGIMQFINTTGTANAKSETTLSTEMSGKYRVMTNPQTGRPFKLGDRVKEGQVIVRLEDKEYENSVAIESAKLNLEISEDEYNKQKSLYEKGGVTLYELRNSEVSKTTAQYNYENAQLQLAKMNVVAPFGGVIVDLPYYTAGTLVPSGTEVVSLMSYNKMYLEINLPEKNISDVKIGQEALITNYTLSEDTLIGHISELSPIISTETRTFKGVLEIDNPELKLRPGMFVKADIITAQKDSTIVIPKEIIMTGNRGKYVFVVGRNSTAEDRWLTIGLQNQESVEVLEGLSVNDRLIIDGYETLRDRSKVKVIL, from the coding sequence ATGAAAAATATAAAATTACTATTCATGTTGGGAATTGTCGCAGTGATAATTTCCTGTAACAATCAATCGCAAAATACTGACACTGAACTGGCTTCTCCGGTGTCGGTAGAGAATGTTAAGCTCGGAGGTATAATGCAATTTATAAACACTACCGGAACAGCAAACGCAAAATCAGAAACAACGTTAAGTACCGAAATGAGCGGAAAATATCGTGTGATGACAAATCCGCAAACAGGTAGACCTTTTAAACTTGGTGATAGAGTTAAAGAAGGCCAGGTAATTGTCCGTCTTGAAGATAAAGAGTATGAAAACAGTGTGGCTATCGAATCAGCGAAATTAAATCTTGAAATTTCAGAGGATGAATACAACAAACAAAAATCACTATATGAAAAAGGTGGCGTAACGCTTTATGAGCTTCGGAATTCCGAAGTATCAAAAACCACCGCGCAATACAATTACGAAAATGCTCAGCTGCAACTGGCCAAAATGAATGTGGTTGCACCTTTTGGCGGTGTTATCGTTGACCTTCCTTATTATACAGCAGGAACACTGGTTCCATCAGGAACAGAAGTAGTTAGTTTGATGAGTTACAACAAAATGTATCTCGAAATAAATCTTCCTGAAAAAAATATTTCAGACGTTAAGATTGGGCAGGAAGCTTTGATTACCAATTACACACTTAGCGAAGATACACTAATCGGGCATATATCTGAGCTTTCACCCATTATCAGCACTGAAACAAGAACATTCAAAGGTGTTCTTGAAATTGACAATCCGGAGTTAAAATTACGTCCCGGTATGTTTGTTAAGGCTGATATTATTACTGCACAAAAAGACAGTACCATTGTAATTCCAAAAGAAATTATTATGACCGGCAACCGGGGGAAATATGTTTTTGTTGTGGGGCGTAACAGCACCGCCGAGGATCGTTGGCTGACCATTGGTCTCCAAAACCAGGAGTCGGTTGAAGTACTGGAAGGTTTAAGTGTTAACGACAGGTTGATTATTGACGGGTATGAAACATTGCGCGATCGTTCGAAAGTAAAAGTTATACTTTAG